A single Glycine soja cultivar W05 chromosome 14, ASM419377v2, whole genome shotgun sequence DNA region contains:
- the LOC114384246 gene encoding dehydration-responsive element-binding protein 2C-like — protein sequence MGAYDQVSLKPLDSSRKRKSRSRGYGTRSVAETIAKWKEYNEHLYSGKDDSRTTPKAPAKGSKKGCMKGKGGPQNSQCNYRGVRQRTWGKWVGEIREPNRGSRLWLGTFSSAQEAALAYDEAARAMYGPCARLNFPGITDYASFKESLKESPMAASSSCSSAETATSDTTTTSNQSEVCAADDVKENPRLVNVNDKVNDCHKAYEAASPTSRMKQEPKDEAVDHMVPGAGKILDVRPEGTHDAGQVAEDVNKDQMDLPWIDGFDFSDNYLNRFSTDELFQVDELLGLIDNNPIDESALMQSLDFGQMGFPGDGNPQVDDTLSSFIYQLQNPDAKLLGSLPHMEQTPSGFDYGLDFLKTVEPGDYNGGGEEPRFLNLDDDLNPDSKGMQARKDD from the coding sequence ATGGGTGCTTATGATCAAGTTTCTCTTAAGCCATTGGATTCTTCTAGAAAGAGGAAAAGTAGGAGCAGAGGGTATGGGACTAGATCCGTGGCTGAGACTATTGCAAAGTGGAAGGAATACAACGAACACCTTTATTCTGGCAAAGATGATAGTAGAACAACTCCAAAGGCACCGGCTAAAGGTTCGAAGAAAGGGTGCATGAAAGGGAAGGGAGGACCTCAAAACTCTCAGTGTAACTACAGAGGAGTTAGGCAGAGGACATGGGGGAAATGGGTTGGTGAGATTAGGGAGCCCAATAGAGGAAGCAGGCTTTGGTTGGGTACCTTCTCTTCTGCCCAGGAAGCTGCTCTTGCCTATGATGAAGCTGCTAGAGCTATGTATGGTCCTTGTGCACGCCTCAATTTTCCCGGCATCACAGATTATGCTTCTTTTAAGGAATCGTTGAAGGAATCTCCGATGGCCGCATCGTCCTCTTGTTCTTCGGCAGAAACTGCAACATCTGACACTACTACTACATCCAACCAATCGGAGGTTTGTGCAGCTGATGATGTTAAGGAGAATCCTCGACTTGTCAATGTGAATGATAAGGTTAACGATTGTCATAAGGCTTATGAAGCTGCCTCACCAACTAGCAGAATGAAGCAAGAGCCTAAGGATGAGGCTGTGGATCACATGGTCCCCGGGGCTGGGAAAATTCTAGATGTCAGACCAGAAGGAACACATGATGCCGGGCAGGTTGCAGAGGATGTAAACAAAGATCAGATGGACTTGCCATGGATTGATGGCTTTGATTTTAGTGACAATTACTTGAACAGGTTTTCCACGGATGAGTTATTTCAGGTGGATGAACTTTTGGGGCTTATAGATAATAACCCAATTGATGAGTCTGCGTTGATGCAAAGTTTGGATTTTGGACAAATGGGTTTTCCTGGAGATGGTAATCCTCAGGTGGATGATACGCTTTCAAGCTTTATTTATCAGTTGCAAAATCCAGATGCCAAGTTGTTGGGAAGTTTGCCCCATATGGAGCAGACACCTTCAGGTTTTGATTATGGATTAGATTTCTTAAAAACAGTGGAGCCAGGGGATTATAATGGTGGAGGGGAAGAACCGCGATTTCTTAATTTGGATGATGATCTGAACCCTGATTCAAAGGGCATGCAAGCAAGGAAGGATGACTAG